The following is a genomic window from Solanum lycopersicum chromosome 6, SLM_r2.1.
GGAATATTTGGTGCCATAGATGATCTGTTAGCGAAAACAAGAGTGAAGATTCGAGATATTGGGATTATTATTGTGAATTCTTCTTTGTTTAATCCATCGCCTTCGCTTTCTTCCATGATTGTGAACCATTACAAACTTGGAGTTCATGTGATTACTTATAACCTTGGTGGCATGGGCTGCAGTGCTGGACTCATTTCTGTCGATTTAGCTAACCGGCTTTTACAGGTTCGTAATTTCTACATATAGTGGTGTGTATGTAATTCTCAGTTACtgatatataaattgatattattaCAGGGGCAAGCTAATAATACGTATGCACTTATAGTAAGCGCGGAAATAGTGTCAACGGGTTTCTATATAGGGAAGCAGAGATCAAGGCTTTTACCAAATTGTCTATTCCGTATGGGTTCATCTGCTGTTCTTCTTTCAAACCGTTCATCAGATCGTAGATGCTCTAAATATCAACTGATGCGTGTTGTCCGCACCCATAAAGGTGCGGATGACAGAGCTTATAGATGCGCATATATAGATGAGGATGAAAATGGAAAGACAAGCGTGTCGTTGTCAAAAGACTTGATGGCAGTTGCTGGTGAGGCTTTAAAAACTAATATCACAACTCTTGGCCCTTTAGTCCTCCCAATGTCTGAGCAGCTACTCTTTTTCGCCTCATTAATCGCGAGAAAGGTCTTTAAGAGGAAAAGGAAACCATATATCCCTGATTTCAAGATGGCGTTCGAGCATTTCTGTATACATGCAGGGGGGAGAGCTGTGCTGGATGAGCTTCAGAAGAATCTTGACCTCCCGGAATTTCTTATGGAGCCTTCAAGAATGACTCTTTATAGATTCGGAAACACTTCAAGTAGCTCAATTTGGTACAATTTAGCCTATTCCGAGGCGAAAGGGAGAATAAAGAAGGGTGATAGAGTGTGGCAAATTGGTTTTGGATCAGGGTTCAAATGTAACAGTGTTGTGTGGCGTGCGTTGAGGACTGTCGATGCAGACAAAGAAAAGAACCCTTGGACAGATGAGATTCAGGATTTCCCTGTTCATCGATCCCATCTTGATGCTTAAACAATATATGATGGTCAATAGCTGAAACTACAGAACAGAATCAATACTGCTATATCTATTTTGCACCTAAAATTTTGTAGTTTTAGTCATGTGGAGCATCAATAAGACTTGACAAagacaatgatgatgatgaagtgGAGGCTTGCATCTAGAGTAGTAGACAGTGGAGTGTTAACTTGCTTTACTAGGGTTTAAGCATGCTAGCTGGTGTGTTTGCCCCTTGTTTATTGTATTTCgatttaaaatatttgctaATATTTGTATTGCTTCCCTTGTTAGTTGCTatgtcttttttctttcttttttttttcacactgttttgttgttgtttaatttcataaaaaaatgtagaaaaGACAAATTCTCTTCAATTGATGGCATCTTTGTTACCATTTATGTGGGAATGATACCAATTTTTAGTCTGTTGTGGCAACAGAGATGAATTTCTATCTTGTTACCATTGCGACCCTGAGAATTGTTCCCCTTCTTGTCTATTTTCTCTATTGCCTTTATCGATATTTACATAGAGcgttaattataaatatttatatttattattaccaTGAAATATAATATAGAAACAATCATATCGTTGTCACTAAATAATGGACACTAAATCCTTTATTAAGCAGAAAGTATTTCCCATTTGGAACAACTAATAAGTAAAAATTCACGATGTAGAAAGATGTATACTATGAACTGGAAAGTCCTCAATCTCATCAGTCTAAGAAtattaaaaaagggaaaatttttgtttagatTCACTTAAATTATATGCTACGAGTTGAAAATTAGCCAATGAAGAAATTTTCGTTTATTTTTAAGGTCTTTCATGTTCATAAGAtgagttttatttttagttattttatttcatttattttgattcatattaatccattactaacacttttaccgttttactaaatatttttataggtaCACAAAAGTGCTTCCCCAAGAAGATACTCGAAAGACATTCAAATAATATTCTTTGATTTATGATTATGTATATTATTGACGTTAGACAGATATTAGGTTGTTTCTCATATTGATGCtttactctctttttttttgtgtatattcATGTTTATCATACTTGTGTTGTTGTGTGATTATTTATACAGTAAATTTTAGatttagcaaacataaaaatcatatatttgctatgactaataataatatgtatatttcggaATACATATACGAATATGgctattaatatgtatatatcggtataaataaaaaaattactattaatatgtatattttgatatattatgagtatgattattaatatgtatatttcggtATACATTACGAATCAAtagtataatttgtgtttgtataaagcacaAGAGAGAAAGACCAAAGAAAATTGGGCAGGGAAATATCTGTAGTTgaataattataagtgtataggaagaattatttgtaattgtatatacaatttttttcgctttatacaaacacaagtaatttatacatttgtgtgttgtataaaaagtgagagtggcgagcgagatctggaaaagtggcgagcgagattctttgagagagagacgaacgaaaagaatatgtatttatacagtTTTCTcccactttatacaaacacaaacacattttatacatttatgtttgtataaagtgagagaggctaGGGAGAGACTGCCGAGAGAGATCAGAAAAGTGGCAAGTGAGAAATTTAGGGAGAGAAACGAATGACAACTGTTTGCTACGATTTACAATTAAATCGAATTATGATTATaccatttaatttgaattaataatttattattttatacaattttccttaTATCTCAtgctcaaatttaaaaaatgagttaAGTGAAGACACGCAATATAATTAAGATTCTAAAGGGTGCTAATACCTTTCCTTTGGGATCACTGGAACGCTTACCTAAAATTTATTGATTCcgtaaattatttttgttaataaactaattagatGGCCACTCTACATTTtctaaaattcttttaaaatttagtttaattagttgatttttttaatgaatccCACGGCGTTGCaccttatttatatattaaaaaaaatagggatGTCAACATATATATGCAAGATCATAATAACccttcataaatttttatttagataacaataaaaaaatttaataaaatagaaaatatttttatttcttagtcttcattgaattgaagtaagataaatgtattttaattaaaaaaatcatcattagTAAAAGAtgtgttaaaaagaaaataaacacatatatttatttgaaaaagagTGTTTTTGACCCATTAAGTAACAACAACAGTATTTGTGGATCAAACTatcaactaaaaatatttttgttcattttaggtagtttaaaaatatttttttaattgaagatcaaaatagagtttttctaagattttaattatttgataaaatatgcaattgcaaaatattaataatcatTATAGACAATTAAATCTATCTATATTTGTAAATTAGTGTTGGTTCAGATcatataaatgtttttatttatgattttattcaattaaaattatgtatacttttaacattataaatttttttatgatattaggGCTTGAGAGTGAAGATCTAACCTCCCcccccatatatatatatagagagagagagggggggggggggggatgatttcattttttagattatttCGATTGTTATCATTGTTTGTCTTTAGATAATacgtataatatttttttgatattattaataatttatttgaatttatctGCATAATTATTATCttcttaataattaaatcacaatATTAAAATCCATGACATATTATACGCTTCAACAGACTCATGAATTTACGCCTTATATTTCACATTATTTTGTATCCCTCGCGTTCtaaaacacgaataggcatattaGTGAAGCCTTTAGGTTTTataattacttattattttgaAGACAATGCATTTATAATTACACATATTAAATAAGTGCAGTTTGCAGACACAAAGTGTTGATGTTACAATGgtgaaaaattattcaaattttaatacataattttgAACTCATTATCTTAAAATGATGTAAGGTGCAAAACAGATTCTCGTTGAAAACATTAATAGCTCCgtactttttatcttttttcactAAGTCCATCAAAACACACATGGGAATAACCATTAAatattttctggaaaaaaaaagtgattttttagTAGTATGGACAAGTCTACTTTAATttcaattgtttggtttgaattCAAGTTATGATGGTATTAGTTATGATGTGATTAGTTGTGATGGAATAAGTTATGCTAAGAATATTTTTGGCCAAACTCATCGGTAACCTCTAAAGTTggtgttgtgcggaatttgagataatacgagaaaatataaacgcgaaaaacaagacaacagatttacgtggttcaccaataaattggctacgtccacggggaagagagggagcagttttattaaggagaggcaaaaacaaaattacataatagggtttgccataacgtctatatatagtgctaagctacgccctaacaggcttggacccaaaatacataattgacagataattaagggcccaattcaaggcattcaacaaatctccaccttgacttgaattctccaaacagattcttcagacgcactatgatagtgccaggcctcccccttttcctcagaattgccccgcaaggcaattaacagcttctgatgttgagcaagtccaaacggtgttgaaacttgctctgtggaatcggctttgtgaacatattagcaggattatcagcagttcttactttcttcaccttgattctcttctcacttctcagaaaatgatacctcacgtcaatatgcttggttctctcatgatggacttgatccttggctagacaaatttcgctcaaactgtcacaatacaccgtagcctgatcatgatgcagaccaagatcactaaccagccctttcagccaaattcctttttttgcagcctctgtcaaggccatgtactccgcttccgtagtagacaaagtcactgtaggttgcaaagttgccttccaactgacgacagatcctccaagggtaaacacatagccagtcatcgatcttcttgtgtcaacatctccagcatagtcagaatcagaatagccagtaaccaagcaccgagtatcacctccataaatgagaccaacgtcagatgtacctctaaggtaccggaaaattctcttcacagcctgccaatgttctttccctggttgtcccatgaatctgctcactacactgactgcatgtgctaaatctggccttgtacagaccatagcatacatcaaacttcctatgGCACtagcataagggactcgtgacatatactccttctcttcttctgactgtggagcgaacatggcagtgagatggatattggcagcactaggggtatcaataggcttagatgaagacatgccaaacctcgccaagaccttctgaatgtagcttctctgtgacaagaaaagtttcattctctctctgtctctaatgatctccatccctagaatcttccgagcggctcccaaatccttcatctcaaactcagcactaagtaaacccttcagcttctgaatgtcatacttcttctttgcagctatcaacatatcatctacataaagcaccagatagatgaatgaatcatccttaagcctattgtagtagacacaacaatcatatgagctccgagtatagcccaacttcaccatatagctgtcaaaccttttgtaccactgccttgaggactgcttaagtccataaatggacttcttcaacttgcagacgtgattttccttccctggaacttgaaaaccatccggctgagtcatgtatatctcttcctccaactctccatgtagaaacgctgtcttcacatcaagttgttcaagctccagattctgatgtgtaactatcgctagtaacactcggatggaagtatgtctaaccactggtgagaagatctcattgtagtccac
Proteins encoded in this region:
- the LOC101256387 gene encoding 3-ketoacyl-CoA synthase 20-like — protein: MAQNAPNYAQLHQIKYVKLGYHYLISNAIYLLIVPILVAMLLHLSALTIEDLMNHFTMLKSCSPLVVFLATVYFMSRPRNVYLVDFSCYKPHERFMMSKQLAIENMSNIFDDESLIFQKKILERSGLGDKTYIPIDTIPFKYTFSSYVNEAEEGIFGAIDDLLAKTRVKIRDIGIIIVNSSLFNPSPSLSSMIVNHYKLGVHVITYNLGGMGCSAGLISVDLANRLLQGQANNTYALIVSAEIVSTGFYIGKQRSRLLPNCLFRMGSSAVLLSNRSSDRRCSKYQLMRVVRTHKGADDRAYRCAYIDEDENGKTSVSLSKDLMAVAGEALKTNITTLGPLVLPMSEQLLFFASLIARKVFKRKRKPYIPDFKMAFEHFCIHAGGRAVLDELQKNLDLPEFLMEPSRMTLYRFGNTSSSSIWYNLAYSEAKGRIKKGDRVWQIGFGSGFKCNSVVWRALRTVDADKEKNPWTDEIQDFPVHRSHLDA